One Mobula hypostoma chromosome 5, sMobHyp1.1, whole genome shotgun sequence DNA segment encodes these proteins:
- the LOC134346674 gene encoding H/ACA ribonucleoprotein complex subunit 3-like produces the protein MFRQDYLNSDGERAYTLKKLDTQGRVTTTAHPARFSQDGKHSRHRVPLKKRFNILPTEQPASAL, from the coding sequence ATGTTCCGGCAGGACTACCTGAACAGTGACGGGGAGCGGGCATACACCCTGAAGAAGCTGGACACCCAGGGTCGAGTGACCACAACAGCCCACCCAGCTCGGTTCTCCCAGGACGGCAAACACTCAAGGCACAGGGTGCCACTGAAGAAACGTTTCAATATCCTGCCTACCGAGCAGCCGGCTTCTGCCCTCTGA